In one Pseudomonas sp. R84 genomic region, the following are encoded:
- a CDS encoding DUF2066 domain-containing protein, which translates to MRLCKLLFVGCLSLISLASHAENLKGLYQVREPVNGQAPEERGRATQAALDTLVLRLTGDPKAAQNPGLAAIRKDPQQIISQFGFDAGPPEVLKVDFDPATTEQALRRAGLSLWGASRPSILSWWLNDSAEGSSLVGDGQAAAAPLRTAAQHRGLPLRLPLADLSEQLVATAPALEGTDPAPLRGASERYNADALLAVHAREEGGQWQAKWHLWLGDQKEAGSVQGADQAAVADAVMLAVAERLAPRFVAKPGASGQQTLEVQGMNLEHYAALLRLLEPFGVRLQSVDGDRIVYRVNGSADQMRAQLSLAKLQELPAEAPTPLAAPQPAVAGAAPVAAPAPTPAAPSLRFRW; encoded by the coding sequence ATGCGTTTGTGTAAATTGTTGTTTGTGGGTTGTTTGTCTCTGATCAGCCTGGCGAGTCATGCCGAAAACCTCAAAGGTCTTTATCAAGTGCGCGAACCGGTCAATGGCCAGGCGCCGGAAGAACGTGGTCGCGCCACGCAAGCGGCGCTCGATACATTGGTGTTGCGCCTGACCGGCGATCCGAAGGCTGCGCAAAACCCGGGGTTGGCGGCGATTCGCAAGGATCCGCAGCAAATCATCAGTCAGTTCGGTTTCGATGCCGGGCCGCCGGAGGTGCTGAAGGTCGATTTCGATCCGGCGACCACCGAGCAGGCGTTGCGTCGTGCCGGGTTGTCGTTGTGGGGCGCCAGTCGCCCGTCGATCCTGAGTTGGTGGCTGAATGATTCGGCCGAGGGTTCGAGTCTGGTCGGTGATGGTCAGGCCGCTGCCGCGCCGTTGCGTACGGCTGCACAACATCGCGGCTTGCCATTGCGTTTGCCGCTGGCTGATTTGAGTGAGCAGTTGGTTGCCACTGCGCCAGCGCTTGAGGGCACGGATCCGGCGCCACTGCGCGGTGCTTCGGAGCGCTACAACGCTGATGCCTTGCTGGCGGTGCATGCCCGTGAAGAGGGCGGGCAGTGGCAGGCCAAATGGCACTTGTGGCTGGGCGATCAGAAAGAGGCGGGCAGTGTGCAGGGCGCCGATCAGGCTGCTGTCGCTGACGCAGTGATGCTGGCGGTGGCTGAGCGGCTGGCGCCACGTTTTGTGGCCAAGCCCGGCGCTTCGGGGCAGCAGACTCTGGAAGTGCAAGGTATGAATCTGGAGCATTACGCGGCGCTGTTGCGGTTACTCGAACCGTTTGGCGTGCGTCTGCAAAGTGTTGACGGCGATCGCATCGTTTATCGGGTCAATGGCAGCGCCGATCAAATGCGTGCGCAGTTGTCGCTGGCCAAGTTGCAGGAGTTGCCGGCCGAGGCGCCGACTCCGTTGGCTGCGCCACAGCCTGCGGTTGCAGGTGCGGCGCCAGTCGCGGCGCCAGCCCCGACCCCGGCAGCACCGTCGTTGCGGTTTCGCTGGTAA
- a CDS encoding AI-2E family transporter produces MADTRRWFWLGGVVLLCAFVWLLHPILTPFLVALLLAYLFDPLVDRLERLGLSRTWGVIAVFALFTLIVTALMLVLVPMLAKQLLRLYELAPQMLDWLQHTAVPWAQSKLGLSDGFWKFDKVKAAISEHMGQTTDIVGVVLSQATASSLALIGWLANLVLIPVVSFYLLRDWDVMMAKIRSLLPRDREETIVSLAGECHEVLGAFVRGQLLVMVALGVIYAAGLMIVGLELGLLIGLIAGLAAIVPYMGFVIGIGAALIAGLFQFGGDLYPMVGIVAVFMVGQALEGMVLTPLLVGDRIGLHPVAVIFAILAGGELFGFTGVLLALPVAAVIMVLVRHVHDLYKDSDIYSGVDDPQL; encoded by the coding sequence ATGGCCGATACGCGGCGTTGGTTCTGGCTCGGTGGGGTAGTCCTGCTTTGCGCGTTTGTATGGTTGCTGCATCCGATCCTCACGCCGTTCCTGGTGGCGCTGCTGCTGGCTTATCTGTTCGATCCGCTGGTGGATCGACTGGAGCGGCTCGGTTTGTCGCGAACCTGGGGCGTGATCGCGGTGTTTGCTCTGTTCACCTTGATCGTCACCGCACTGATGCTGGTGCTGGTGCCGATGCTCGCCAAGCAGTTGCTACGTCTGTACGAACTGGCGCCGCAAATGCTCGATTGGCTGCAGCACACGGCGGTGCCGTGGGCGCAGTCGAAGCTGGGGTTGTCGGACGGTTTCTGGAAGTTCGATAAGGTCAAGGCCGCGATCAGCGAGCACATGGGGCAGACTACCGACATTGTCGGCGTGGTGCTCAGTCAGGCAACGGCCTCCAGTCTGGCGCTGATCGGCTGGCTGGCCAATCTGGTGCTGATTCCGGTGGTGAGCTTTTACTTGTTGCGCGACTGGGACGTGATGATGGCCAAGATCCGCAGCCTCCTGCCGCGTGATCGGGAAGAGACCATCGTATCGCTGGCCGGTGAATGTCATGAGGTGCTGGGCGCATTTGTTCGCGGTCAGTTGCTGGTGATGGTGGCGTTGGGCGTGATCTACGCAGCGGGCCTGATGATCGTTGGGCTGGAGCTGGGGTTGTTGATCGGCCTGATTGCGGGTCTGGCGGCGATCGTGCCTTATATGGGCTTCGTGATCGGTATTGGCGCGGCGCTGATTGCCGGGTTGTTCCAGTTCGGTGGCGATCTGTATCCGATGGTCGGGATCGTCGCGGTGTTCATGGTTGGTCAGGCGCTGGAAGGCATGGTGCTGACGCCTTTATTGGTGGGCGATCGTATCGGTCTGCATCCGGTGGCGGTGATTTTCGCGATTCTGGCCGGCGGCGAACTGTTCGGTTTCACCGGCGTGCTGCTGGCATTGCCGGTGGCGGCGGTGATCATGGTGCTGGTGCGCCATGTGCACGACTTGTACAAGGACTCCGACATCTATAGTGGCGTTGACGATCCGCAGTTGTAA
- the purM gene encoding phosphoribosylformylglycinamidine cyclo-ligase, whose amino-acid sequence MSKQPSLSYKDAGVDIDAGEALVERIKSVAKRTARPEVMGGLGGFGALCEIPAGYKQPVLVSGTDGVGTKLRLALNLNKHDSIGIDLVAMCVNDLVVCGAEPLFFLDYYATGKLNVETATQVVTGIGAGCELSGCSLVGGETAEMPGMYEGEDYDLAGFCVGVVEKAEIIDGSKVATGDALIALPSSGPHSNGYSLIRKIIEVSGAEIENIQLDGKPLTDLLMAPTRIYVKPLLKLIKDTGAVKAMAHITGGGLLDNIPRVLPKGAQAVVDVASWTRPAVFDWLQEKGNVDETEMHRVLNCGVGMVICVAQEHVEVALNTLRDAGEQPWVIGQIAAAAEGAAQVDLQNLKAH is encoded by the coding sequence ATGAGCAAGCAACCCTCCCTGAGCTACAAGGACGCCGGTGTAGACATCGACGCCGGTGAAGCATTGGTCGAACGCATCAAGAGCGTCGCCAAGCGCACTGCGCGCCCGGAAGTCATGGGCGGCCTGGGCGGTTTCGGCGCCCTCTGCGAAATCCCGGCCGGCTACAAGCAGCCAGTTCTGGTTTCCGGCACCGACGGCGTCGGCACCAAGCTGCGTCTGGCGCTGAACCTGAACAAGCACGACAGCATCGGTATCGACCTGGTTGCCATGTGCGTCAACGACCTCGTGGTGTGCGGCGCCGAGCCACTGTTCTTCCTCGACTACTACGCCACCGGCAAACTCAATGTCGAGACCGCGACCCAAGTGGTTACCGGCATCGGCGCTGGCTGCGAACTGTCGGGTTGCTCGCTGGTTGGCGGCGAAACCGCTGAAATGCCAGGCATGTACGAAGGCGAAGACTACGACCTGGCCGGCTTCTGCGTCGGCGTCGTGGAAAAAGCGGAAATCATCGACGGCTCGAAAGTTGCCACCGGTGACGCACTGATCGCCCTGCCATCGTCCGGCCCACACTCGAACGGCTACTCACTGATCCGCAAGATCATCGAAGTCTCCGGTGCCGAAATCGAAAACATCCAGCTCGACGGCAAACCGCTGACCGACCTGCTGATGGCCCCGACCCGCATCTACGTGAAGCCGCTGCTCAAGCTGATCAAAGACACCGGCGCGGTCAAAGCCATGGCCCACATCACCGGTGGCGGCCTGCTCGACAACATCCCGCGCGTTCTGCCAAAAGGCGCTCAGGCGGTGGTTGATGTGGCTAGCTGGACTCGCCCGGCCGTATTCGACTGGCTGCAAGAGAAAGGCAACGTTGACGAAACAGAGATGCACCGCGTACTGAATTGCGGCGTTGGCATGGTCATCTGCGTGGCTCAGGAACACGTAGAAGTTGCCCTGAACACCCTGCGTGACGCCGGCGAACAGCCTTGGGTCATCGGTCAGATCGCTGCCGCTGCCGAAGGCGCTGCTCAGGTTGATCTGCAGAACCTTAAGGCTCATTAA